A single window of Acidimicrobiales bacterium DNA harbors:
- a CDS encoding ABC transporter ATP-binding protein: MSPPAMVGANNASKWFGSVVGVSDVSFEIGPGVTALLGPNGAGKSTLLRMLAGLARPSSGSVSILGRDPRTDVAVSRSVGLVPQNEGMFENLTPLEFVAVSARLQHLPEPDVRAATALEVVELDPRDVRLLGSYSKGMRQRVKLAQALVHEPPVLLLDEPLTGLDPHQRHVMIALLHRLGEEGRCVLVSSHVLEEVERIGSRVLVIARGRLAAEGDFRDLRTLMDDRPQRIAVRCDTPRPLAAALVAADVVDGVRIDEDTVTLETSDGAAFARSLPRLVLDTGVNLIEVRPLDDDLESVFRYLVESP; this comes from the coding sequence ATGAGCCCGCCCGCCATGGTCGGCGCCAACAACGCCTCGAAGTGGTTCGGCTCCGTGGTCGGGGTCTCGGACGTCTCCTTCGAGATCGGTCCGGGGGTGACGGCGCTGCTGGGCCCCAACGGTGCGGGGAAGTCGACCTTGTTGCGCATGCTCGCCGGACTCGCTCGTCCGTCGTCGGGCTCGGTGTCCATCCTCGGTCGCGATCCCCGCACCGACGTCGCCGTCAGCCGATCCGTCGGGCTGGTGCCCCAGAACGAGGGCATGTTCGAGAACCTGACACCTCTCGAGTTCGTCGCGGTTAGCGCCCGGCTTCAGCACCTACCCGAACCCGACGTTCGTGCGGCCACAGCGCTCGAGGTGGTCGAGCTCGACCCCCGCGACGTACGACTGCTCGGCTCCTACTCCAAGGGCATGCGCCAGCGCGTCAAGCTCGCGCAGGCGCTCGTACACGAGCCTCCCGTGCTCCTCCTGGACGAGCCGCTGACCGGTCTCGACCCGCACCAGAGGCATGTGATGATCGCCCTCCTCCACCGCCTCGGCGAGGAGGGGCGCTGCGTGCTGGTATCCAGCCACGTCCTCGAGGAGGTGGAACGGATCGGGTCGCGGGTCCTCGTCATCGCCCGGGGACGGCTCGCCGCCGAGGGCGACTTCCGTGACCTCCGGACGCTGATGGACGACCGGCCTCAGCGCATCGCAGTCCGCTGCGACACCCCGCGCCCCCTGGCAGCGGCGCTCGTCGCGGCCGATGTGGTCGATGGCGTCCGTATCGACGAGGACACCGTGACCCTGGAGACCTCCGACGGAGCCGCATTCGCACGGTCGCTACCCCGGCTGGTCCTCGACACCGGGGTGAACCTGATCGAGGTCCGTCCGCTCGACGACGATCTCGAGAGCGTCTTCCGCTACCTGGTGGAGTCACCGTGA
- a CDS encoding ABC transporter ATP-binding protein, which yields MIPAVHSLETSAVAHGRAVTKRYGDNTVIDHADFSLRPGITGLIGANGAGKTTLISMLLGLRPRDGGDLEVLGLDPHMAGPELRMRIGFAPEHHDLPPDVTANDLVRHLTVLHGIPAKAATERANDTLWLVGLGEERFRPIGSMSTGQRQRVKLASAIAHDPELVMLDEPTDGLDPMQRGQMLDLIARIGGEFGISVLLSSHRLREVEQICDDVVVLRDGRVLRSGALSSVQAETGTLIVDVDVDAGLVVAALAGRGHGGEVIGPSRLAVPVADGVTGAICASVSDLGAGLRRLESRRGSLEDLFAEDADPQVAGGAPL from the coding sequence GTGATCCCGGCGGTGCATTCCCTCGAGACGTCCGCCGTGGCGCATGGACGAGCGGTCACGAAGCGCTACGGCGACAACACCGTCATCGACCACGCGGACTTCTCGCTGCGACCGGGCATCACCGGGCTCATCGGAGCGAACGGAGCGGGCAAGACGACGCTCATCTCGATGCTGTTGGGCCTGCGCCCACGCGATGGCGGGGACCTGGAGGTTCTCGGCCTGGACCCCCACATGGCGGGGCCGGAGCTGAGGATGCGCATCGGCTTCGCTCCCGAACACCACGATCTACCGCCCGACGTGACGGCCAACGATCTCGTGCGACACCTGACCGTGTTGCACGGCATCCCCGCCAAGGCGGCGACGGAACGGGCCAACGACACCCTCTGGCTGGTCGGGCTCGGCGAGGAACGATTCCGCCCGATCGGCTCGATGAGCACCGGACAGCGCCAGCGGGTGAAGCTCGCGTCGGCCATCGCCCACGACCCCGAGTTGGTGATGCTCGACGAACCCACCGACGGGCTCGATCCCATGCAGCGGGGCCAGATGCTCGACCTCATCGCACGCATCGGGGGGGAGTTCGGAATCTCGGTGTTGTTGTCGTCGCACAGGCTGCGCGAAGTGGAGCAGATCTGTGACGATGTGGTCGTCCTGCGCGACGGACGCGTGCTGCGCTCGGGAGCGCTCTCATCGGTACAGGCCGAGACGGGCACTCTGATCGTGGACGTCGATGTCGATGCCGGCCTCGTCGTCGCGGCGCTCGCCGGGCGCGGCCACGGCGGCGAGGTCATCGGACCGAGCCGACTCGCCGTCCCCGTCGCGGACGGTGTCACGGGTGCGATCTGCGCTTCGGTCAGCGACCTCGGCGCCGGGTTGCGCCGGCTCGAATCGCGACGCGGCTCGCTGGAGGACCTCTTCGCTGAGGACGCAGATCCGCAGGTGGCGGGGGGTGCACCACTGTGA
- a CDS encoding ABC transporter permease: MSDARIHDLGYRRYEGGRRGPTAATVDLALHTIQRVLGLRRQFRHKIAPIIVVALAFIPAVVFVGLAAFLPEDLLQEDILPGYAEYGGIVTFAVVLFASFAAPEAVVTDRRTGMFGLYLAAPLTRTSYTVAKVGAIVAVMLVITTGPQLLMLVAFSIEGAGPGVPFGTLELLVQILAVGILTAAVYASVALALSTLTSRRGIASAVVVLFLLVSTVSVVAFVDAADASPWLYLMNLQDLVVEMGARIYGDEIGEPAPRIGELPDYAVIGAPIAWAVLGGAICWLRIRRAPVTR; encoded by the coding sequence GTGAGCGACGCCCGCATCCACGACCTCGGCTACCGCCGCTACGAAGGTGGACGACGGGGCCCCACCGCCGCCACGGTCGACCTCGCGCTGCACACCATCCAGCGTGTGCTGGGGCTCCGCCGCCAGTTCCGACACAAGATCGCACCGATCATCGTCGTGGCGCTCGCGTTCATCCCCGCGGTCGTCTTCGTGGGGCTCGCGGCGTTCCTCCCCGAAGATCTACTGCAGGAGGACATCCTGCCGGGGTACGCGGAGTACGGCGGCATCGTCACGTTCGCCGTGGTCCTGTTCGCGTCCTTCGCCGCGCCGGAGGCCGTCGTCACGGACCGGCGCACCGGCATGTTCGGCCTCTATCTGGCCGCACCGTTGACGCGTACGAGCTACACCGTGGCCAAGGTCGGCGCGATCGTCGCTGTGATGCTGGTCATCACCACCGGCCCGCAGCTCCTGATGCTGGTCGCGTTCAGCATCGAGGGTGCCGGTCCCGGAGTTCCCTTCGGGACCCTCGAGCTCCTCGTGCAGATTCTCGCCGTGGGCATCCTGACGGCGGCCGTGTACGCGTCCGTCGCGCTCGCGCTGTCCACCCTGACGAGCCGCCGTGGGATCGCCTCGGCGGTGGTGGTCCTCTTCCTGCTTGTCTCGACGGTGTCGGTGGTCGCGTTCGTCGACGCGGCGGACGCGTCCCCGTGGCTCTACCTCATGAACCTCCAGGACCTCGTCGTCGAGATGGGCGCCCGCATCTACGGCGACGAGATCGGCGAGCCGGCACCCCGCATCGGCGAGCTGCCCGACTATGCGGTGATCGGTGCGCCCATCGCGTGGGCCGTGCTCGGCGGCGCGATCTGCTGGCTACGTATCCGCCGCGCTCCGGTGACGCGATGA